A part of bacterium genomic DNA contains:
- a CDS encoding OmpH family outer membrane protein, giving the protein MFKRSRILVVILILVLTVSAGVFAQLKIAYVNSDQVLKNYQAAIDASKKLEEESNKWGMELQKMQQQFKDSQDKLQQQSLLLSEAKKKEKAQEVQDLYVKIQQYQNQKWGQQGEYFKRQQELMGPIIQTINETIHKIGKDEGYDYIFDTVAGNVLFAKDKYDLTDKLLKELEKGAAAKPKTGGN; this is encoded by the coding sequence ATGTTTAAAAGAAGTAGAATTTTGGTTGTAATATTAATTTTAGTACTTACTGTGTCTGCAGGAGTATTTGCACAGCTTAAGATCGCTTATGTTAATTCCGATCAGGTATTGAAAAATTATCAGGCTGCAATTGATGCATCGAAAAAACTTGAAGAAGAGAGCAATAAATGGGGCATGGAGCTTCAGAAAATGCAGCAGCAGTTTAAGGATTCACAGGATAAGCTGCAGCAGCAGAGCCTTCTTTTAAGTGAAGCAAAAAAGAAAGAGAAAGCACAGGAAGTCCAAGACCTTTATGTAAAAATTCAGCAGTACCAGAATCAGAAATGGGGACAGCAGGGCGAATACTTTAAGCGCCAGCAGGAACTTATGGGGCCGATAATTCAGACTATTAATGAAACAATTCATAAAATCGGCAAAGATGAAGGATATGATTATATATTTGATACTGTTGCAGGCAATGTACTTTTTGCAAAAGACAAGTATGATTTAACAGACAAACTTCTAAAAGAACTTGAAAAGGGTGCTGCTGCAAAACCAAAAACCGGCGGAAATTAA
- the bamA gene encoding outer membrane protein assembly factor BamA, giving the protein MKYRISTVIILVILVSVWIPASAQQTRIGTLLGLSVEGTVTSEPVVVKMSSGLKEGSDVTWEDIQHAVKQLWALGIFSDIRIVLDKQTAQGIFLTIKVMEYQRLEKLIIKGNKKLKRNDIEKEIGFFRGQVLNSTQIAQAKKRILDKYQEKGYTLATIETKILPSDKKGRALLQLTIKEGEKVQIKRIRFFGNTAFADGKLKKQMKKTKEDTWWRGADFNRVKYDEDKEKVLGFYRNNGFRDAEIIKDSLYYDSKRKDMFIDLWLREGQCYYIGNVSWEGSTIFTGDELYPLLKFKTGDVFSEKDFQESINDKIGGAYYDKGYIYAQINPKESLRGEDTLDIHFIIKEGEPVRIRQIHILGNNRTKDRVIRRELRIRPGDVFSKELLMRSQRDLMVLNYFSNVVPNVVPVNDKEMDLSFKVDEKSTDTANLSAGWSELDRLIGSVGLGMNNLFGNGQQLSLNWNFGQYYRSFNLGFTEPWLMNTPTLVGVSVYDTKRDPYYIGYSQQTRGISVRLGRRFRWPDNYFRGDWIYRIDETALGDFSDYYIKLNPNNIVKEDWPLTTSGITQIISRSSLNHPEFPTMGSRVSLSTEVTGGILGGNVGYHKHVFKAEFFHPTFIPNLILLTRVQVGAMGEVGESKGIPYLNYFFIGGSGMSRSIPLRGYDDPLAGGGIRTGGKTMFETTIELRFPLISNPMMFGLVFAEAGNTWPDFSHTDPFDLRRSVGIGARIFMPMVGMLGFDYAYGFDQIDSYGRRFGQWKPQFVFGRGF; this is encoded by the coding sequence TTGAAATATCGGATATCAACAGTTATTATTCTTGTCATACTTGTTTCTGTATGGATACCTGCAAGTGCGCAGCAAACACGTATAGGTACTCTGCTTGGGCTTTCAGTGGAGGGTACTGTTACATCGGAACCTGTTGTGGTTAAAATGAGTTCGGGATTGAAGGAAGGGAGTGATGTAACGTGGGAAGATATTCAGCATGCAGTAAAACAATTATGGGCTCTCGGTATTTTTTCTGATATCCGAATTGTTCTTGACAAGCAGACTGCACAGGGGATATTTTTAACCATAAAGGTGATGGAATATCAGCGCCTTGAGAAGCTGATTATCAAGGGTAATAAAAAACTCAAAAGAAACGACATTGAAAAAGAGATCGGATTTTTCCGCGGGCAGGTTTTAAATTCTACGCAGATAGCACAGGCTAAAAAAAGAATCCTGGATAAATATCAGGAAAAAGGCTATACTCTGGCAACAATAGAAACGAAAATTTTGCCGTCGGATAAAAAGGGCAGGGCCCTGCTCCAGCTTACAATAAAAGAGGGCGAAAAAGTACAGATTAAACGTATCCGCTTTTTCGGCAATACTGCATTTGCTGATGGTAAACTGAAAAAACAGATGAAAAAAACAAAAGAGGATACATGGTGGAGGGGTGCTGATTTTAACAGGGTGAAGTATGATGAAGATAAGGAAAAGGTATTAGGATTTTACAGAAATAACGGATTCCGTGATGCTGAAATTATCAAAGACTCTCTCTACTATGATTCGAAACGTAAAGATATGTTTATTGACCTGTGGCTCAGGGAAGGTCAATGCTACTATATCGGCAATGTTTCGTGGGAAGGCAGCACAATATTTACAGGGGATGAGCTCTATCCCCTTCTAAAATTCAAGACAGGAGATGTATTTAGTGAAAAAGATTTTCAGGAATCTATAAATGACAAAATAGGCGGTGCCTATTATGATAAAGGTTATATTTACGCACAGATAAATCCAAAGGAGAGTTTACGGGGAGAAGATACTCTTGACATCCATTTTATTATAAAAGAAGGCGAACCTGTCCGTATCAGGCAGATTCATATATTAGGAAACAACCGGACAAAGGACAGGGTTATAAGGAGAGAACTCAGAATCCGGCCCGGTGATGTGTTCAGCAAAGAGCTCCTCATGCGCAGCCAGAGAGACCTTATGGTTCTCAACTATTTTTCCAATGTTGTTCCCAATGTAGTGCCTGTTAATGACAAGGAGATGGACCTCTCATTTAAAGTTGATGAAAAATCAACGGATACTGCAAATCTTTCTGCAGGCTGGAGTGAGCTTGACAGGCTTATCGGCAGTGTCGGGCTTGGCATGAATAATCTGTTTGGTAACGGCCAGCAGCTTTCTTTAAACTGGAATTTCGGCCAGTATTACCGTTCCTTTAATCTGGGCTTTACAGAACCGTGGCTTATGAATACACCGACTCTTGTGGGAGTTTCTGTTTATGATACAAAAAGAGATCCGTATTACATAGGATACAGCCAGCAGACAAGAGGAATTTCAGTAAGGCTCGGACGCAGATTCAGATGGCCTGACAACTATTTCCGAGGCGATTGGATATATCGCATTGATGAAACGGCACTTGGAGATTTTAGTGATTATTATATAAAGCTGAATCCTAATAATATTGTTAAAGAAGACTGGCCTTTGACAACAAGCGGAATTACTCAGATAATTTCAAGAAGCAGCCTTAATCATCCGGAATTTCCAACAATGGGTTCAAGGGTAAGTTTATCTACAGAAGTTACAGGCGGTATTCTCGGCGGTAATGTAGGATATCATAAACACGTTTTCAAAGCAGAGTTCTTCCATCCTACTTTTATCCCGAATCTTATTCTTCTTACAAGAGTACAGGTTGGTGCAATGGGAGAAGTAGGTGAATCAAAAGGTATTCCATATCTTAACTACTTTTTTATAGGCGGCAGCGGAATGTCGCGCTCAATACCATTAAGAGGTTATGATGATCCTCTTGCAGGCGGCGGAATCCGCACAGGCGGAAAAACCATGTTTGAAACGACGATAGAGCTTAGATTCCCCCTTATCAGTAATCCTATGATGTTCGGCCTGGTTTTTGCCGAAGCAGGTAATACATGGCCCGATTTTTCGCATACGGATCCGTTTGATCTGCGACGTTCAGTAGGTATTGGAGCACGTATATTTATGCCTATGGTTGGTATGCTCGGGTTTGATTATGCTTATGGATTTGACCAGATAGATTCATACGGAAGAAGATTCGGCCAGTGGAAACCTCAGTTTGTATTTGGAAGAGGATTCTGA
- a CDS encoding translocation/assembly module TamB domain-containing protein, with amino-acid sequence MKSRKWVLVVAGIISVLFFGWYGAWRTIKANDKIRVLILERMKPFLASSSSIGGLEVGIRSIQLRDVVLVPRDSAYTLEVKDIRIGYNLLKLITYRFAPNKVANELVMEHPVITIREGMRSKQKIDDKSAIMFSSNKLAGELETIKRIAITDAKIIIENKEGRRLVLGHSLEGYLRTERADSSCLRLTGGIFSSKKNNLHIEGVVDLIKAVPLDVHIKLDKLSPRGNLDLILPPYLSITKGSVEGELFFGKRTEARGFVVVKDSDIAFKGMNLIYSGINLKGNLSGDSLFVKGNINSFNGSEVKINGSVSNVFSPVWDLTVSCPGFDIPAFFREAVPGSRYGIKGRGSYNLKLSGSLFNPEIKGYLHSSDLAIYGIGLKNYAMAIGMKDSVLTLEGTGSRGDDISFGLAGKIDFSDSAYSSALSLSVKGSLLPVINPVVRSRLKACGGTIDVRVNGELENLKGHLEGRIATLSTEGDTLLIFPSLSYSHDSLGVVISSNSTFGLKGYIQRPFRNGATWNLSSVNVTDLLYPMVPSIFKRIIKPLHIGLNFKGNDNKWAITAQGKSIERSRHTTFFTLNVDPLDWKNEKSCRVSSVIYDMTGKPMSAGFQAGFLNNSLSVRRLKIGKNFSGNAVIPFSSQDSISAHLISKNIDPAGLKKYFSDPPSLSGLISSALDVSGTAEKPTVKFALDFKKGFMNQIGPLDGMLSANWAGGKFIRLDANLNRRTKRILFGSVFRTSSDSLSGNFKTDTLYIKEISTALFKNNSYKGLMLMNLNVAGRPVMPVVSGDIEILDGKAGPLLFKKLNASFRDTLNTGRSISNSGFYITRGEVERSDNCRIQFSGRIPHAHSGKLDLKVSASGNVLGMLSDISGIVKKSRGTGSLFLRFAGTSGNWVLGSAKVNIDNGELKLSSLFTSIKDIRINAELKPGERFLSINEISGLVDRSPVLIRNIRDNNKLPRLRISKLGVDMGNFILRTEKPVRMALPGLMEKGAEGRILFTGFDFNDFMIGGPSSYPSLNGTLQLVDFRFTYPLLKSDEAGEDEFVKILSKINWNINVVPRKDVHYTRDIKTALGNVFADLKLRDGSGGVRIKGTIDKDNFEVWGNVSSTEGSLEVLEHFFRPEQITFDMPRKTHEPIFSGRAFTTVTDSLGMPATVWLSVAVRDRETGIEKSGGLWENIHFKFSTDNPNLGRTEADLMAALGYSADNIKARAYDALGTQVENLIFRPIFRPIERGIRRHLGLDVVRFSSMFTRNLFQMRTMSTPQFDAKYLLRSTRWTLGKYIGPGIFITYTGQVQNESYYHGYMTHGIGFRHALSLEFTLRPDIFLEFEYTYDSQLLSDRREDKKIWIRHIFPF; translated from the coding sequence GTGATGGAACATCCGGTAATTACCATAAGGGAGGGGATGAGATCAAAACAAAAGATTGATGATAAATCAGCAATAATGTTTTCATCAAATAAATTGGCAGGAGAGCTTGAAACAATAAAGAGAATTGCTATAACAGATGCAAAGATCATTATTGAAAATAAGGAAGGAAGACGGCTTGTTTTAGGGCACTCTCTTGAAGGATATTTAAGAACAGAAAGGGCTGATTCTTCATGTTTGAGATTGACAGGGGGAATATTCAGCAGTAAGAAAAATAATCTGCATATCGAGGGTGTTGTTGACCTTATTAAAGCAGTACCCCTTGATGTGCATATAAAATTGGATAAACTTTCTCCAAGAGGGAATCTTGATTTAATTCTGCCCCCTTATCTTTCAATTACGAAGGGATCTGTGGAAGGAGAGCTCTTTTTCGGTAAAAGGACTGAAGCAAGAGGGTTTGTTGTTGTTAAAGATAGTGACATTGCATTTAAAGGAATGAATCTGATCTATAGCGGAATCAACCTGAAAGGTAATTTATCCGGAGATTCTCTTTTTGTAAAGGGCAATATTAATAGCTTTAACGGCTCGGAAGTTAAAATAAATGGAAGTGTAAGCAATGTTTTTTCCCCTGTGTGGGACTTAACGGTTTCGTGCCCCGGGTTTGATATTCCCGCTTTTTTTCGTGAAGCGGTACCGGGATCCCGCTATGGTATTAAAGGCAGAGGCTCGTATAATTTAAAACTGTCGGGCAGCCTGTTTAATCCTGAAATAAAAGGCTATCTTCATTCATCTGATTTAGCAATATACGGCATAGGCCTGAAAAACTATGCAATGGCAATAGGTATGAAAGACAGTGTTTTGACTCTGGAAGGTACAGGTTCAAGAGGTGATGATATAAGTTTTGGCCTGGCAGGCAAGATTGATTTCTCCGATTCAGCATATTCATCGGCACTTTCACTTTCAGTAAAGGGAAGCCTTCTTCCGGTAATTAATCCGGTTGTAAGAAGCAGATTAAAAGCATGCGGCGGCACAATAGATGTGAGGGTTAACGGAGAATTAGAAAATTTAAAGGGCCATTTGGAAGGAAGAATTGCGACTCTCTCAACGGAAGGCGATACATTATTGATTTTTCCGTCATTAAGTTATTCTCATGATTCTCTCGGGGTAGTGATATCTTCCAACAGTACTTTTGGTTTAAAAGGATATATCCAGAGGCCCTTTCGTAACGGGGCAACCTGGAATCTTTCATCTGTAAATGTAACTGATTTATTATATCCTATGGTTCCTTCAATTTTTAAGCGGATTATAAAACCTTTGCATATAGGGTTGAACTTTAAAGGGAATGATAATAAGTGGGCTATTACAGCACAGGGAAAATCTATTGAAAGATCCCGGCATACAACATTTTTTACGTTGAACGTTGATCCGCTGGATTGGAAAAACGAAAAATCGTGCCGAGTCAGCTCTGTCATCTACGATATGACAGGAAAGCCGATGAGTGCAGGATTCCAGGCAGGATTTTTAAATAACAGCCTGTCTGTAAGAAGATTGAAAATAGGGAAGAATTTTTCAGGGAATGCTGTTATCCCTTTTTCTTCTCAGGATTCGATTTCAGCCCATTTGATATCAAAGAATATTGATCCTGCAGGGTTGAAAAAATATTTTTCCGATCCCCCTTCTCTTTCCGGCCTTATATCATCTGCTTTGGATGTTTCCGGCACAGCAGAGAAACCCACGGTAAAATTTGCCCTTGATTTTAAAAAAGGGTTTATGAATCAGATAGGGCCTCTGGATGGAATGCTCTCTGCCAACTGGGCCGGAGGGAAATTTATCCGCCTTGATGCAAATCTGAACAGAAGAACAAAGAGAATACTTTTCGGTTCTGTTTTCAGAACCTCTTCGGATTCTCTTTCCGGAAATTTTAAAACAGATACTCTTTATATAAAAGAGATCAGCACTGCGCTTTTTAAGAATAATAGTTACAAAGGCCTGATGTTGATGAATCTGAATGTCGCAGGCAGGCCTGTAATGCCAGTTGTTTCCGGAGATATTGAAATTCTTGACGGCAAAGCGGGCCCTCTGCTGTTTAAAAAACTCAATGCAAGTTTCAGGGATACTCTTAATACGGGCCGCAGTATATCAAATAGCGGTTTCTATATTACGAGAGGAGAAGTTGAGCGCTCAGATAACTGCAGAATACAGTTCAGCGGAAGAATACCGCACGCACACTCTGGAAAGCTCGATCTTAAAGTTAGTGCATCAGGTAATGTGCTCGGTATGCTGTCGGACATCTCCGGTATTGTTAAGAAGAGCAGGGGAACAGGCAGCCTGTTTTTACGTTTTGCAGGCACAAGCGGTAACTGGGTTCTCGGGAGTGCAAAAGTAAACATTGACAATGGAGAATTAAAGCTTTCTTCTCTCTTTACTTCCATAAAAGATATTCGTATAAATGCAGAGTTAAAACCCGGAGAGAGGTTTTTAAGCATCAATGAAATAAGCGGGCTTGTGGATCGTTCTCCTGTTCTTATCCGTAACATCAGAGATAATAACAAACTGCCTCGGTTGAGGATCAGCAAACTTGGTGTGGATATGGGAAATTTTATTTTACGCACTGAAAAACCTGTAAGAATGGCTCTTCCCGGGCTTATGGAAAAAGGGGCTGAGGGAAGGATACTGTTTACGGGCTTTGATTTTAATGATTTTATGATTGGCGGGCCGTCTTCATACCCAAGCTTAAACGGTACCCTCCAATTAGTGGACTTTCGTTTTACATACCCGCTTTTAAAATCGGATGAGGCAGGAGAAGATGAATTCGTTAAAATCCTGTCAAAGATCAACTGGAATATAAATGTCGTACCGAGAAAAGATGTACATTATACAAGAGATATTAAAACGGCACTGGGCAATGTGTTTGCAGATTTAAAACTCAGGGACGGTTCCGGAGGTGTCAGGATAAAAGGAACAATTGACAAAGACAATTTTGAAGTGTGGGGAAATGTCTCCTCAACAGAGGGAAGCCTTGAAGTCCTTGAACATTTTTTCCGGCCTGAACAGATAACATTTGATATGCCGCGAAAGACACATGAACCCATATTTTCCGGCAGGGCGTTTACAACAGTAACTGATTCCCTTGGGATGCCTGCCACAGTGTGGCTTTCTGTCGCAGTAAGGGACAGAGAAACAGGAATAGAAAAAAGCGGCGGTTTATGGGAGAACATACATTTTAAATTTTCTACTGATAATCCGAATCTTGGACGTACTGAAGCGGATCTGATGGCAGCCCTTGGTTATTCTGCTGATAATATAAAGGCAAGGGCGTATGATGCTTTGGGAACACAGGTTGAAAATCTTATTTTCAGGCCCATCTTCAGGCCGATTGAGAGGGGAATAAGGCGTCATCTCGGACTTGATGTTGTAAGGTTCTCCTCAATGTTTACCAGAAACTTGTTTCAGATGAGGACAATGAGCACGCCTCAGTTTGATGCAAAGTATCTATTGAGAAGCACACGCTGGACTCTTGGTAAATATATAGGCCCTGGTATTTTCATAACATATACCGGACAGGTTCAGAATGAATCGTATTATCACGGATATATGACTCACGGGATTGGTTTCCGCCATGCCCTTTCTCTTGAGTTTACTCTAAGGCCAGACATTTTCCTTGAATTTGAATATACTTATGACAGCCAGCTTCTGTCTGACAGGAGGGAAGACAAAAAAATATGGATAAGGCATATTTTCCCATTTTAA